Proteins from a single region of Synchiropus splendidus isolate RoL2022-P1 chromosome 3, RoL_Sspl_1.0, whole genome shotgun sequence:
- the LOC128756410 gene encoding endophilin-A1-like, giving the protein MSVAGLKKQFHKATQKVSEKVGGAEGTKLDDDFKEMEKKVDITSRAVLDIMTKTTEYLQPNPASRAKLSMINTMSKIRGQEKGPGYPQAESVLGEAMLKFGRELGEDSCFGMALIDAGEAMKELGEVKDALDMEVKQNFIDPLQNLHDKDLKEIQHHLKKMEGRRLDFDYKKKRQGKVQDDEIKQALEKFDESKEIAEQSMFNLLESDIEQVSQLAALVQAQLEYHSRTAEILQQLSGKMEDRIKEVSSKPRKEYTPKPRMTLELLPPSESHNGGIHSAKSPGRSPAPMDQPCCRALYDFEPENEGELGFKEGDIITLTNQIDDNWYEGMINGQSGFFPINYVDILVPLPH; this is encoded by the exons AAAGTCAGCGAGAAAGTTGGTGGTGCAGAAGGAACAAAACTTGACGATGACTTCAAGGAAATGGAAAAG AAAGTGGACATCACCAGCAGAGCAGTGTTGGACATCATGACAAAAACCACAGAGTACCTTCAACCAAATCCAG CATCTAGAGCCAAACTCAGCATGATCAACACCATGTCGAAGATCCGGGGTCAGGAGAAAGGACCCGGGTATCCGCAGGCCGAGTCGGTCCTGGGAGAGGCCATGTTGAAGTTTGGACGGGAGCTGGGGGAGGACTCGTGCTTTG gcATGGCACTGATCGATGCTGGCGAGGCTATGAAGGAGCTTGGGGAGGTCAAAGACGCGCTCGACATGGAGGTCAAACAGAACTTCATTGACCCGTTGCAGAACCTCCACGACAAAGATCTGAAAGAGATACAG caccacCTGAAGAAGATGGAGGGTCGCCGTCTGGACTTTGACTACAAGAAGAAGCGCCAGGGCAAAGTGCAGGACGACGAGATCAAACAGGCGCTGGAGAAGTTTGACGAGAGCAAAGAAATCGCGGAGCAGAGCATGTTCAACCTGCTGGAGAGCGAC atcGAACAGGTGAGCCAGCTGGCTGCTTTGGTCCAGGCACAGTTGGAGTATCACAGTCGCACTGCCGAAATCCTTCAGCAGCTCTCCGGCAAGATGGAAGACAG GATAAAGGAAGTGTCGAGTAAACCAAGGAAGGAGTACACTCCTAAACCCAGAATGACCTTGGAGCTGCTGCCTCCCAGTGAGAGCCACAATGGGGGGATACACTCAGCGAAGTCCCCCGGAAGATCACCAG CACCGATGGACCAGCCGTGCTGTAGAGCGCTCTACGACTTTGAGCCGGAGAACGAAGGCGAGCTGGGTTTCAAAGaaggtgacatcatcaccctgACCAATCAGATCGATGACAACTGGTACGAGGGGATGATCAACGGCCAGTCGGGCTTCTTCCCCATCAACTACGTGGATATCTTGGTCCCACTGCCTCATTAG